The sequence cttATATATCTGAGGTGGCCCTCGGTAAAATCCTTTGTTGTTTTGTAAAAGAGCCAATAACTATTTATATAGGATCAAATGAtgaaatggtatcagagccatgagGTGGTATATAAGTTGATTTGGAAATTGAGGTGAGATTTGGATTATCCTTTTGATCCATTATCTATAGTTTCATACCCTTAGGTACTGTTTGGCTGAGgaatatgataaataatatatagacaagtaatataatgtaataaaaaatgatagtttatataatattgaatttgattgatagattatagtttatttgatttgattgattaaattttatataaaaatatcaaatgaTCATTTTGTCCTTgtaactttaaataaaatataattaatattatttataaagggtaatattgtattttaaattcaatgatttgattgatataagaaaaattattagtgatttgattgatgtaaaattaataattaatagatggataaataatatgatgaaaagatCACGAGATTGGATGAAATAAATTATACATGGATTAATAATATTGTGTACCAATAAATACCTTAAGATAGCTCCTCGTAAGTTGGGCCTACTTGCCCGGACATTCGACCCGGCCGGCCCATTAAGGTTAGGGTTTATGCTCCGATTCTCCGGCCCAAATAAACCTAGCAATAAAACCCTCCCTTTCATCCGTAGGCCTTCACCGCCACTTTTTGCAGCTGCTCCGCCGTGTGCCGATATGCCGAAGCACTACAGGCCTGCCGTATGTTCTCTTCTTACCACCGCCGCCACCTCTCGCACACACCATAATCGGACtaattttctatattttttgCTATTCTTAAGGGTAAGAAGAAGGAAGGAAATGCCGCCAAATATGTGACGAGATCTCAGGCGATTAAGTACCTTCAACTCAGACTTCCAATTTTCAGGTTCTTCAATCTTTCTGTTTCTTTGGCGTTTCGAAATCGAAGTGGCATGTTTTCAGGAAGAATTGCgtgaaataataaaatcatgGGCTGATGGATATATTGGGACCAGCGAGGCAGCAAGCCCCTTTCTCCGGCTAGCCATGAGCTTGTGGTGGTGCATGAGGATGAAACTGTGCATCAGATTGATAGATTAAACTTAATTTTtcacgattttttttaaatataacgcaaaataacttaagtttacgCATTGGAATTGCTCTTTTAATTTGCAATGATACTTGTTTCGAACCAAAATTGGCATGTATCTTGAGGCCAGCCTTCCGTTTTTCAGGTTGTTTAAATGTTATTTCGAGTTCTATTTGTAAGTTCATTTCATAAttcgaaaaattttaaaacctaaCATTTAGTTTCTGGAAGAGTGCACGTTATAGTATTTGAAGTCTTAAAAAGGCTTAAATTTTGAAACTTTatccatatatttttttaaaaaattcataatcagccTGAAATGAaggggatttttttaaaaaaaatccagaaATCAAGTCCATGGTAGAGTTGAACCTTTGCATAAAATGAACCTCCATCTCTATCAGGGAGTTCAAAATTGTGATGGCTTTGGAAAAATAACTAGCTTAGCGCTGTATGCTTGGCAGAAGTTGATGAGACTAAAGAATGTTCTCAAATAATGGCTAAAATGTTTATGGATGCTTGTATTTCTTAAATTCTCTTATTATTCTTGTCGGAtggtgattatttttattttgttttcttagTGCCGTTCTCTATGTTTTTGCAATGAAAATTTTGTGATGCTTTTACGCAtatctttttaattaagttatggTGATGTTAATTTATAATTCAGGAATTATAAATATTCAGAGGTGTCATTTTTTCCCTCTTGATATGGTTTACAGTAATTTCCATTGATTTCTTGCAATTAGAGGTTTCTGTTTTGAGTTTAATTTGCTATTTCTTTAcaattaaaaatcaaacaacTTCAGTGATGATAATGATAATTTTGTTGTTTTCTTTGTGTGTGTATCAAGTTTAACTTCTGCAGGTCTTTTTCTATGTTCCAGTAATTTTTGAGACACTCAGTTTTTTCGATCTCTCTAGATAGAGTGCTCGATTTTGCTGCGATGGAAAGTTGTTAATTATATGCTAATTTTGGGTTATAGCTCTATCTGGTTTGTTCTATCCTCATGAAACCACGCACTCAAAAGGTGTTCCAAGTTATTTGATCTAGATAGATGTTGTGGTGTGCATTCTTTTCCTCTATGTAGCATGGGtactccaaatttttttttaaagtatcGGGTACGGGTACGAGTACGAGTACGGCACGGGTACGTATCCGACACGCGGATACGACAAATCCCATGTCGTTGACCTTTTTCAAGTTTGACCAGTTGGGTACGGCAACGGTACGTttggactaaattgcaaaaaaTTATTAGTTTTAAGGGTTCAATTGAAAAATTAGAAATGTATGAGGACTacttaataaatatattaatatgaatTGGGCTTAAAAGCCTTAAGTCATTGATTCTTGCTTCGGTTCGTGAGTTCTCCTTTCTCTGCTTCTCATGGTCTATCACCACCAACACCACTCCTTGGACCTTGAAGTTTTCTGCTCGCCGCCCGCCGCCCGCGGATTCTTTTTAATActgaatttatatataatattatatttttttaatcatagcCGTATTCTAGCCGTGTCGTgtcttatattttcaaaatttcccaTATTGCCGTACCCGTACCCGTATCCATGCAACATAGCTTTTTctgctttaaattttttttatttctatatgGAGAGTTTAATATAGGCTGTTCTCCAGGAAAATATGCATCCTAAAAGGTGTTTTTCCTCGGGAACCCAAGAAGAAGTTGAAGGGAAACCATCATTCTTATTATCACATGAAAGATATTATCTTTCTCAAACACGAGCCGTTGATGGAGAAATTGAGAGATATGCAAGCATATGAAAAGAAGGTGAAAAAAGCCATGTCAAAGAAGAACAAAGATCTCGCTGAACGGCTTTTGACAAGGAAGCCTTCTTACACTCTTGATATGCTCATTAAAGAGAGGTAAATTTGAcaagttttgatttttaggGCTTTTTGCACTTGCTATCTTATTGTATTGTTTACCGCTGATAGTTTACTGTTTGTTGGTCTTTGCATTTAGGTATCCTAAATTTATTGATGCACTGAGGGATCTTGATGATTGTCTTAGTATGGTACACCTGTTTGCTGCATTGCCAGCTGTGGATAGGGCGGTAGACGGAGAAAAGATTCCAGTTGACCGTATCCATAATTGCCGAAGGTCAACACTCTTCATTGTTAAAATGGATTTCATTGATACGCAAAACAGAAAAAGTGAACTTGTTTGTGTGAATGTTTGATGATCCTTTCTGTGAGCAGGTTGAGTCATGAGTGGCAGGCATATATTTCTCGCACCCACAGACTGCGGAAGACGTTCATTTCTGTGAAAGGCATATATTACCAGGTATGTAAGATGCAATAGATAATAATCTTTCATTATTTTGTTGCTGGTAATGCTGTTGATTTCCTTTCCTTGTCTTTTTCCTTAAATCTTAATAGGCAGAGGTTGAAGGGCAAAAAATTACATGGTTAACTCCTCATGCATTGCAACAAGTATTGCCTGAAGTTGATTACAGAGTCTTGCTTACATTTTTGGAATTTTATGAGGTTTGTTTGTAACTCTTACCAATGATCATGAATGTATTTTTTATTCACACAATTGAGATGGCATGAATACCTAAAGCACGCTTATAGTTAATAGTTATTTCTAGGGTGAAAGCTAGGCTGTTTGCTCTAAGTGAAGACTTTGTCGTGGGCAGGTGGACCTAAATTGGTACACAGCCAAAAATAACCCACTGAAGGCTCAATGAGTGCCACCCTGCTGAATTTTATTGTGATTTTTGACGCGAAGCTTTTTAGTGGTTGTCGTAATTTTATTGAGATATTTTAGATTATATTTCTCCTCCAATGGTCATGTCCAAAAGCCTTTTTAGATTTCATAAAGattttaaattccatgtttttcCTAAAGTGGTGACTGTCAATGAATTGAACAATTCTTATTCAACAGTTGAAAACTTATTATTTCGTTCTAGTAGCCTGTGAGTGATTTTCAGTGTACCTAGTGTTGATTATTGGTATTATTTGGCTGCAGACTCTCCTCGCATTTGTTAACTACAAATTCTATAGTTCAATAAACTTAAAATATCCACCCATCCTTGATCCGAGGCTGGAAGCTTTAGCTGCTGGTATGATTTATCAATTATTGTATGAATTGCAGAAAAagaatataaaattttgaaatgctGCAATTCGCCAGATACTGTTATTGATTCTGTTCGAGTTGATGCAGATCTTTATGCCCTGTCAAGATTCTTTGATGCCAGTGCTCATGGTTCCTCAAAGAAGGGGACACAACTTAATGAATCTGAAGTTCGACTTGCCCAACTTCAACAACAACTTCCTTCTAATGAGCCAGGTGCTTTAATGCACCTTGTTGAAGATGCTGCAAAGGAGGATGAAGA comes from Henckelia pumila isolate YLH828 chromosome 4, ASM3356847v2, whole genome shotgun sequence and encodes:
- the LOC140863696 gene encoding pescadillo homolog, whose product is MPKHYRPAGKKKEGNAAKYVTRSQAIKYLQLRLPIFRKICILKGVFPREPKKKLKGNHHSYYHMKDIIFLKHEPLMEKLRDMQAYEKKVKKAMSKKNKDLAERLLTRKPSYTLDMLIKERYPKFIDALRDLDDCLSMVHLFAALPAVDRAVDGEKIPVDRIHNCRRLSHEWQAYISRTHRLRKTFISVKGIYYQAEVEGQKITWLTPHALQQVLPEVDYRVLLTFLEFYETLLAFVNYKFYSSINLKYPPILDPRLEALAADLYALSRFFDASAHGSSKKGTQLNESEVRLAQLQQQLPSNEPGALMHLVEDAAKEDEEDEETRDCKNLFKNMKFFLSREVPRESLLFIIPAFGGTVSWEGEGAPLEESDQSITHQVVDRPTQEHKFLSRDYIQPQWVFDSVNARILLPTEKYMVGCVPPPHLSPFVDNEAEGHVPEYAQAIQRLKAAERKQVLPLPGAGKEDLDDPQSLLGIVDRAEAIRAAENKRKINKLQEQYHNELDLELQGVPYSAVSNEVEGEDAEEEIVSDIVDQIAADEDNMSMMFMSRTTRKLFEAMQKSSENKGKKKRAMKERMKTKKSE